One genomic segment of Streptomyces sp. RKND-216 includes these proteins:
- a CDS encoding gamma-aminobutyraldehyde dehydrogenase, whose protein sequence is MNAELRRLRNYIDGEFRDAADGRTTEVIDPARGAAYATAPLSAAADVDAAMAAAEAAFPAWRDATPGARQRAILKIADALEARQDELLAAECENTGKPLELTRQEELPMMLDQIRFFAGAARMLEGKAAGEYMEGLTSFVRREPVGVCAQVAPWNYPMMMAVWKFAPALAAGNTVVLKPSDTTPASTVFMAEVIGGVLAELDLPRGIFNVVCGDRDTGRLMVEHSVPAMASITGSVRAGMEVAGSAAKDLKRVHLELGGKAPVVVFDDADIPAAVEGIRDGGFFNAGQDCTAATRVLVHENVHDEFVAALAKAASEVKTGDLSDEDCFYGPLNNATHLEKVTGFIDRLPAHAKVESGGERVGENGYFYAPTVVSGLRQEDEIIQNEVFGPVITVQSFSDEEQAVKWSNDVEYALASSVWTKDHGRAMRMSKALDFGCVWINTHIPLVAEMPHGGFKKSGYGKDLSAYGFDDYTRVKHVMTAL, encoded by the coding sequence GTGAACGCCGAGCTGCGTCGCCTGCGCAACTACATCGACGGAGAGTTCCGGGACGCCGCGGACGGGCGCACCACCGAGGTGATCGACCCGGCCAGGGGCGCGGCGTACGCGACGGCGCCGCTCTCGGCCGCCGCGGACGTCGACGCCGCCATGGCCGCCGCCGAGGCCGCGTTTCCGGCCTGGCGCGACGCGACCCCCGGGGCCCGCCAGCGGGCGATCCTCAAGATCGCCGACGCCCTCGAGGCGCGGCAGGACGAACTGCTGGCCGCCGAGTGCGAGAACACCGGCAAGCCGCTGGAGCTGACCCGGCAGGAGGAACTGCCGATGATGCTCGACCAGATCCGCTTCTTCGCTGGCGCCGCCCGCATGCTGGAGGGCAAGGCGGCCGGCGAGTACATGGAGGGCCTGACCTCCTTCGTACGCCGGGAGCCGGTCGGTGTCTGCGCCCAGGTGGCCCCCTGGAACTACCCGATGATGATGGCCGTGTGGAAGTTCGCCCCGGCCCTCGCCGCGGGCAACACGGTCGTCCTCAAGCCCTCGGACACCACTCCCGCGTCCACGGTCTTCATGGCCGAGGTCATCGGCGGGGTGCTGGCCGAGCTGGACCTGCCGCGCGGTATCTTCAACGTCGTGTGCGGCGACCGGGACACCGGCCGCCTCATGGTCGAGCACTCCGTGCCCGCCATGGCCTCGATCACCGGCTCCGTCCGGGCCGGTATGGAGGTCGCCGGCAGCGCCGCCAAGGACCTCAAGCGGGTCCACCTGGAACTGGGTGGCAAGGCGCCGGTCGTCGTGTTCGACGACGCCGACATCCCTGCGGCCGTCGAGGGCATCCGGGACGGCGGCTTCTTCAACGCCGGACAGGACTGCACCGCCGCGACGCGCGTCCTCGTCCACGAGAACGTGCACGACGAGTTCGTCGCCGCCCTCGCCAAGGCCGCCTCCGAGGTGAAGACCGGCGACCTGAGCGACGAGGACTGCTTCTACGGCCCGCTCAACAACGCCACCCACCTGGAGAAGGTCACCGGCTTCATCGACCGCCTGCCCGCCCACGCCAAGGTCGAGTCGGGTGGCGAACGCGTCGGCGAGAACGGCTACTTCTACGCCCCGACGGTGGTCTCCGGTCTCCGGCAGGAGGACGAGATCATCCAGAACGAGGTGTTCGGCCCGGTCATCACCGTGCAGTCCTTCTCCGACGAGGAGCAGGCGGTGAAGTGGTCCAACGACGTGGAGTACGCCCTGGCGTCCTCGGTGTGGACCAAGGACCACGGACGCGCCATGCGGATGTCGAAGGCCCTCGACTTCGGCTGCGTGTGGATCAACACCCACATCCCGCTGGTCGCCGAGATGCCGCACGGCGGTTTCAAGAAGTCCGGGTACGGCAAGGACCTGTCCGCCTACGGCTTCGACGACTACACCCGCGTCAAGCACGTCATGACGGCCCTCTGA
- a CDS encoding Lrp/AsnC family transcriptional regulator encodes MQSRIVARNSKNANGSPTVDSVSKAIIEQLQEDGRRPYGAIGRAVGLSEAAVRQRVQKLLDQGVMQVVAVTDPLTVGLLRQAMVGITVDGDVEQVADALAELKEVEYVVVTAGSFDLLVEIVCEDDEHLLEMISKRIRSLPGVRSTESFVYLKLRKQTYAWGTR; translated from the coding sequence GTGCAGAGTCGAATCGTGGCTCGAAACTCGAAGAACGCGAACGGCTCACCGACGGTCGACTCCGTCTCCAAAGCGATCATCGAGCAGCTCCAGGAGGACGGCAGGCGGCCGTACGGCGCGATCGGACGGGCGGTCGGCCTGTCCGAGGCGGCCGTGCGGCAGCGTGTCCAGAAGCTGCTCGACCAGGGCGTCATGCAGGTCGTGGCGGTCACCGACCCGCTCACCGTCGGCCTTCTGCGGCAGGCGATGGTCGGCATCACCGTCGACGGCGACGTCGAGCAGGTGGCCGACGCGCTCGCCGAGCTGAAGGAGGTCGAATACGTGGTCGTGACCGCGGGCTCGTTCGACCTCCTGGTGGAGATCGTCTGCGAGGACGACGAGCACCTGCTCGAGATGATCAGCAAGCGGATCCGGTCGCTACCCGGCGTCCGCTCCACCGAGAGCTTCGTCTACCTCAAGCTGCGCAAGCAGACCTACGCGTGGGGAACCCGATAA
- a CDS encoding APC family permease, translated as MASLLDDSSTPGAGLTGAPPSAPGHDDVRSKGLRRDSVGLFGSAVIGLSTVAPVYCLTSTLGPTVGEVGLQMPMVFLAGFLPMLLVAFAYRELNRVVPDCGTSFTWTVKALGPRTGWMCGWGLVVATVIVLSNLAGVAAEFLYLLVGEVLSSRAVVDFGTRTEVHVLTVLAFVAMATVISYRGMTATKWFQYALVGLQMVVLVGFVAMALGKAGDAPGVDAPDFSWTWMDPFSVSSFGAFTAGLSLSIFIYWGWDACLTVNEETQGSDRTPGRAALIAMVVLVTSYVLTAVAALLFAGTGTEGLGLGNPDTSGNVFAALAEPVMGPLGVLLFLAVLASAAASLQTTFLPAARTMLAMGVYQALPASLAHISPRFRTPGRATVVAGVATSAFYTVMTLISENVLVDTIYALGLMICFYYALTAYACVWYFRNELTRSVRDALTKGFLPLLGALLLTGVFAKTLVDMWDPAYGSGSSVAGVGSVFVIGVGTLLLGAVLMLVMRPRSPAFFAGRILTRDTPALRVEE; from the coding sequence ATGGCCTCACTTCTCGACGACTCCAGCACCCCGGGCGCCGGGCTCACGGGTGCCCCGCCCTCCGCCCCGGGGCACGACGACGTACGGTCCAAGGGCCTGCGGCGCGACTCGGTCGGCCTCTTCGGCAGCGCGGTCATCGGCCTCTCCACGGTCGCCCCCGTCTACTGCCTCACCAGCACCCTCGGTCCGACGGTCGGTGAGGTCGGCCTCCAGATGCCGATGGTGTTCCTCGCGGGCTTCCTCCCCATGCTGCTGGTCGCGTTCGCCTACCGGGAGCTCAACCGGGTCGTGCCCGACTGCGGCACCTCGTTCACCTGGACGGTCAAGGCCCTCGGTCCGCGCACCGGCTGGATGTGCGGCTGGGGACTGGTGGTGGCCACTGTCATCGTGCTGTCCAACCTCGCCGGTGTCGCCGCCGAGTTCCTCTACCTGCTCGTCGGCGAGGTGCTGAGCAGCCGGGCGGTGGTGGACTTCGGCACCCGCACGGAGGTCCACGTGCTCACCGTGCTGGCGTTCGTGGCAATGGCCACCGTGATCAGCTACCGCGGCATGACGGCGACCAAGTGGTTCCAGTACGCCCTGGTCGGCCTCCAGATGGTGGTGCTGGTCGGCTTCGTCGCCATGGCGCTGGGCAAGGCGGGCGACGCGCCCGGCGTGGACGCGCCGGACTTCTCCTGGACCTGGATGGACCCGTTCTCCGTCTCTTCCTTCGGCGCCTTCACGGCCGGGCTGTCCCTGTCGATCTTCATCTACTGGGGGTGGGACGCCTGTCTGACCGTCAACGAGGAGACCCAGGGAAGCGACCGGACCCCCGGCCGGGCGGCGCTCATCGCCATGGTCGTGCTGGTGACCTCGTACGTGCTGACCGCGGTGGCCGCCCTGCTCTTCGCCGGCACCGGCACCGAGGGCCTCGGGCTCGGCAACCCCGACACCTCGGGCAACGTCTTCGCCGCCCTCGCGGAGCCGGTGATGGGCCCGCTCGGCGTGCTGCTGTTCCTCGCCGTGCTCGCCAGCGCCGCCGCCAGCCTGCAGACCACCTTCCTGCCGGCCGCCCGCACCATGTTGGCCATGGGGGTCTACCAGGCGCTGCCCGCATCCCTGGCCCACATCAGCCCCCGCTTCCGCACGCCGGGCCGCGCCACCGTCGTCGCGGGCGTCGCCACCAGCGCGTTCTATACCGTCATGACGCTGATCAGCGAGAACGTCCTGGTCGACACCATCTACGCGCTCGGCCTGATGATCTGCTTCTACTACGCCCTTACCGCCTACGCCTGCGTCTGGTACTTCCGCAACGAACTCACCCGGTCCGTGCGCGACGCGCTCACCAAGGGGTTCCTCCCCCTGCTCGGCGCGCTGCTGCTCACCGGGGTGTTCGCCAAGACGCTGGTCGACATGTGGGATCCCGCCTACGGGTCTGGCAGTTCCGTGGCGGGGGTCGGCAGCGTCTTCGTCATCGGCGTCGGCACCCTGCTGCTCGGGGCGGTGCTCATGCTGGTCATGCGGCCGCGCAGCCCTGCCTTCTTCGCGGGGCGGATACTCACCCGGGACACCCCCGCGCTGCGCGTGGAGGAGTGA
- a CDS encoding aspartate aminotransferase family protein → MGNPITVSKTQSQTAYDHLWMHFTRMSSYEHAPVPTIVRGEGTSIFDERGKRYIDGLAGLFVVQAGHGRTELAEAAADQAQELGFFPIWSYAHPRAVELAERLAHHAPGDLNKVFFTTGGGEAVETAWKLAKQYHKLTGNHTKYKVISRAVAYHGTPQGALSLTGLPALKAPFEPLVPGAHKVVNTNLYRAPEHGDDPKAFGRWAADQIEQQILFEGPETVAAVVLEPVQNAGGCFPPPPGYFQRVREICDRHDVLLVSDEVICAFGRLGTMFGCDKFGYVPDIITCAKGLSSGYSPIGATLVSDRVAEPFYQGGNTFLHGYTFGGHPVSSAVALANLDLFTREGLLQHVLDHEDAFRATLERLLDLPIVGDVRGNGFFYGIELVKDKDTKETFSAEECERVLYGFLSKALFEAGLYCRADDRGDPVVQLAPPLIADQTTFDEIEQILRGVLSEAWTKL, encoded by the coding sequence GTGGGGAACCCGATAACCGTGAGCAAGACCCAGTCCCAGACGGCCTACGACCACCTGTGGATGCACTTCACCCGGATGTCGTCGTACGAGCACGCACCCGTACCGACGATCGTCCGCGGCGAAGGCACCTCGATCTTCGACGAGAGGGGGAAGCGCTACATCGACGGGCTGGCCGGACTGTTCGTCGTCCAGGCCGGGCACGGCCGCACCGAGCTCGCCGAGGCGGCCGCCGACCAGGCGCAGGAGCTGGGCTTCTTTCCCATCTGGAGCTACGCGCACCCGCGCGCCGTCGAACTCGCCGAACGCCTCGCCCACCACGCCCCCGGCGACCTGAACAAGGTCTTCTTCACGACCGGCGGCGGCGAGGCGGTGGAGACCGCCTGGAAGCTGGCCAAGCAGTATCACAAGCTGACCGGCAACCACACCAAGTACAAGGTGATCTCCCGCGCCGTCGCCTACCACGGCACCCCGCAGGGCGCTCTGTCGCTGACCGGGCTGCCCGCGCTCAAGGCGCCCTTCGAGCCGCTGGTGCCGGGCGCGCACAAGGTGGTCAACACCAACCTCTACCGGGCACCGGAGCACGGCGACGACCCGAAGGCCTTCGGCCGCTGGGCGGCCGACCAGATCGAGCAGCAGATCCTCTTCGAGGGCCCGGAGACCGTCGCCGCGGTGGTGCTGGAACCGGTCCAGAACGCGGGCGGCTGCTTCCCGCCGCCCCCCGGCTACTTCCAGCGGGTGCGGGAGATCTGCGACCGCCACGACGTGCTGCTCGTCTCCGACGAGGTCATCTGCGCGTTCGGCCGGCTCGGCACGATGTTCGGCTGCGACAAGTTCGGCTACGTGCCGGACATCATCACCTGCGCCAAGGGCCTCAGCTCCGGCTACTCCCCCATCGGCGCGACGCTCGTCTCCGACCGTGTCGCCGAGCCCTTCTACCAGGGCGGCAACACCTTCCTGCACGGCTACACCTTCGGCGGCCACCCCGTCTCCTCCGCCGTCGCGCTCGCCAACCTCGACCTCTTCACCCGCGAGGGCCTGCTCCAGCACGTCCTCGACCACGAGGACGCCTTCCGCGCCACCCTGGAACGGCTGCTGGACCTGCCGATCGTCGGCGACGTGCGCGGCAACGGCTTCTTCTACGGCATCGAACTGGTCAAGGACAAGGACACCAAGGAGACGTTCTCCGCGGAGGAGTGCGAACGGGTGCTGTACGGGTTCCTGTCCAAGGCGCTCTTCGAGGCCGGCCTGTACTGCCGCGCCGACGACCGCGGCGACCCGGTCGTCCAGCTCGCGCCACCGCTGATCGCCGACCAGACGACGTTCGACGAGATCGAACAGATTCTGCGCGGCGTGCTGAGCGAGGCGTGGACGAAGCTCTGA